A region of Acidobacteriota bacterium DNA encodes the following proteins:
- a CDS encoding MATE family efflux transporter, with amino-acid sequence MSTPATAHEERITWWTVVRDAVRGTHHDYTSGPIARAVVLLAIPMILEMMMESVFAVCDVFFVSRLGPDATATVGLTESMLTIVYTVAIGLSIGVAATVARRIGEKRPAAAAEAAVQGIALGLGVAAIVAFLGVTLAPRLLAIMGASSSVRAIGSSYTRVMLGGSASVLLLFLINAIFRGAGDAAIAMRVLWLANAINIVLGPCLIFGLGPFPHLGVTGAAVATTIGRSTGVLFQLYRLARGDARVTVTRMNLALRPAVMANLVRLSGSGTFQVLVGTASYVGLVRILSTFGSNAVAGYTIAIRLVIFWMLPSWGLSNAAATMVGQSLGAKDPDRAERAVWIAAKYNMAVLGSVGFLFIAFAGPIVGVFTHHPEAASIGAQALRTMSYGFVFYALGMVLTQSFNGAGDTWTPTWINLFCFWLWEIPLAYVLARILNFGPLGVFLAIMIGYSTLALISTVLFRRGAWKVQKV; translated from the coding sequence GTGAGCACCCCAGCCACCGCACACGAAGAACGCATCACCTGGTGGACCGTCGTACGCGATGCCGTTCGCGGCACACATCACGATTACACCTCTGGACCAATTGCGCGGGCGGTCGTGCTTCTCGCCATCCCGATGATTCTCGAGATGATGATGGAGTCGGTCTTCGCAGTTTGCGATGTTTTCTTCGTTTCCCGTCTCGGACCTGACGCCACTGCGACCGTCGGCCTCACCGAGTCGATGCTCACGATTGTGTACACCGTGGCCATCGGACTCTCAATCGGCGTAGCGGCAACGGTCGCTCGGCGCATAGGGGAGAAGCGACCTGCGGCTGCGGCCGAAGCTGCGGTGCAAGGCATCGCGCTGGGACTCGGCGTGGCTGCGATCGTCGCCTTTCTCGGCGTGACTCTTGCTCCGCGCCTGCTGGCCATCATGGGAGCGTCATCTTCCGTGAGAGCGATCGGATCGAGCTACACGCGCGTAATGCTCGGCGGAAGCGCAAGCGTTCTTCTGCTCTTCCTGATCAACGCGATCTTCCGTGGCGCAGGTGATGCCGCGATCGCGATGCGGGTGCTATGGCTCGCCAATGCCATCAATATCGTGCTGGGCCCATGCCTCATCTTCGGCCTTGGTCCTTTCCCGCATCTCGGAGTCACCGGCGCGGCGGTTGCGACGACGATCGGACGCAGTACTGGAGTGCTCTTTCAGCTCTACCGTCTCGCGCGTGGCGACGCTCGAGTAACGGTAACGCGAATGAATCTTGCCCTGCGACCAGCGGTCATGGCCAATTTGGTCCGGCTTTCCGGATCGGGAACATTCCAGGTGTTAGTAGGAACGGCGAGCTATGTCGGCCTCGTGCGAATCCTCTCCACCTTCGGCAGTAACGCCGTCGCCGGCTACACCATCGCCATACGACTCGTAATCTTCTGGATGTTGCCGTCGTGGGGACTGTCGAACGCAGCCGCCACAATGGTGGGCCAATCACTCGGCGCCAAGGACCCCGATCGCGCCGAGCGGGCTGTCTGGATCGCCGCCAAGTACAACATGGCCGTACTCGGCTCCGTGGGATTCTTATTCATCGCGTTCGCAGGACCAATCGTCGGAGTGTTCACGCATCATCCTGAGGCAGCCTCCATCGGCGCGCAGGCGCTGCGCACGATGAGCTATGGCTTCGTCTTCTATGCCCTGGGAATGGTGCTCACACAATCGTTTAACGGCGCAGGCGATACCTGGACTCCCACCTGGATCAACCTCTTCTGCTTCTGGCTATGGGAGATTCCGCTCGCTTATGTTCTGGCGCGAATCCTGAACTTTGGACCGCTTGGCGTCTTCCTCGCAATCATGATCGGCTATTCGACACTTGCTCTCATAAGCACGGTCCTTTTCCGCCGCGGAGCGTGGAAGGTGC